One genomic segment of Pseudoalteromonas sp. GCY includes these proteins:
- the argE gene encoding acetylornithine deacetylase, with protein sequence MKLPAFMEMYQQLIAAPSISALEESLNMSNQNVIQLLAQWCETLGFTVEVTELEHAKGKYNLIARRGNGDGGLMLAGHTDTVPFDDSRWQFDPFKLSEQDNKLYGLGSIDMKGFFAFVLNAISELDELQQNAPIMILATADEETTMAGAQEIAKHPSLKPARCIIGEPTDMVPVFTHKGHMTTAIRIVGRSGHSSDPERGLNAIEIMHQVIANLLKLREELKNKYSTPHFAIPYPTLNLGHIHGGDNANRICGCCELHIDMRPLPGLSIKELQAMLTAAVAPINTHYPNSVSVIDMHEPIPAFTGSTDSALVKMAERLSGQQAIAVNYCTEAPFLQQLGCETIVMGPGSINQAHQPNEFLAMEKIQPSQDIIKQLIRESCFA encoded by the coding sequence ATGAAATTGCCCGCTTTTATGGAAATGTATCAGCAACTGATCGCCGCGCCATCTATCAGTGCATTAGAAGAAAGTCTCAACATGAGCAATCAGAATGTGATCCAGCTACTCGCACAGTGGTGCGAAACGTTAGGGTTTACCGTCGAAGTAACAGAGCTTGAACATGCAAAAGGAAAATATAATCTAATTGCAAGACGAGGTAATGGCGATGGTGGATTAATGTTGGCCGGCCACACGGATACCGTGCCGTTCGACGATAGCCGCTGGCAATTTGATCCTTTTAAATTAAGCGAGCAAGATAATAAATTATATGGTCTTGGAAGTATTGATATGAAAGGTTTTTTTGCTTTCGTATTGAATGCAATCTCAGAGCTTGATGAATTACAGCAAAATGCACCTATCATGATTTTAGCCACCGCCGATGAAGAAACCACTATGGCTGGTGCTCAGGAAATCGCAAAACATCCAAGCTTGAAGCCGGCGCGCTGTATTATTGGTGAACCCACCGATATGGTGCCAGTATTTACCCACAAGGGCCATATGACGACCGCTATCCGCATCGTTGGTCGCTCAGGCCATAGCTCAGATCCAGAGCGCGGCTTAAATGCCATTGAAATCATGCATCAGGTGATTGCAAATTTATTAAAGTTAAGAGAAGAATTAAAGAATAAATATTCAACTCCACATTTTGCTATTCCTTACCCAACTTTAAACCTTGGACACATTCATGGCGGCGACAATGCCAACCGTATTTGTGGCTGTTGTGAACTACATATTGATATGCGCCCTTTGCCTGGTCTGAGCATCAAAGAGCTACAAGCCATGCTCACGGCAGCTGTAGCACCAATCAATACACATTATCCGAATAGTGTCTCGGTTATAGATATGCACGAACCCATTCCGGCTTTTACTGGCTCGACGGATTCTGCTTTAGTGAAAATGGCCGAGCGCCTGTCAGGACAACAAGCAATTGCTGTAAACTACTGTACCGAAGCACCATTTCTACAGCAGCTAGGCTGCGAAACTATCGTTATGGGACCGGGGTCAATTAATCAAGCACACCAACCCAACGAGTTTTTAGCAATGGAAAAAATCCAGCCAAGTCAGGATATTATTAAGCAGCTAATAAGAGAAAGTTGCTTTGCTTAG